The Ziziphus jujuba cultivar Dongzao chromosome 1, ASM3175591v1 genome segment ATATAGAAGTCGAAGAGCATACCAGATGGAACTGAATGTGGAAGAAAAACCTTAAACGACTGCCAATTTACTGCGCTAAGGCACTTTGCATGAAGCTTGCAACTATGGAAGTCAAAGAGCATAACAGAGAACTGAATATGGAAGAACAGCCTAAACAGACTTCCATCCTAGTCTTAGGTGCTTTGCATCAAGTCCACTTGTCATGCTAGACCAAAATATAGTTGTTAATGGTTTCATTTTCCCGTACTGTTTACTCAATCCTATGGTTGGTGGTTTTGTGCCAGCTTCATCATGTTAGTCAAAGCGTAGAAAAGTATGAAAATGTAAACCCTTGGTAATATGTGAGGGTAGTTTCCGAGAAACTATGTGGACCACCATGCCATCTGTTTCAGTTGGACCCAGCCGCCAAACTTGTGCATCTACAACcaacagaaagagagagataaacaaaaaaaggatgTATCTCACTCCTGTCCCTCTTAAGTTGTCATGCCTCGACCTCAATttcttatttaatattattcgattaactaaaaaacaaaaaaaaaaaacattagaaAGGTTGAACAGGAACAATTGTCTTTTCAAGAACAgagacaaaattaatttgactAAGTATCCCATCACCAtcactatatattatataaacgtTTGAGTTTCTAAAGTAAACACCCATAACCAGatacaaagaaatttaaataaatccCACCATTGCCTcagttatttgtaattttataaattttcatttagattaCTCCATGAGTTTTGCATACAATATAACCTCAACTCCTCTCtctaccaattaaaaaaaaaaaaaaaaaaagggaaaaaaaagaagatagaaTTCTGGACCCATGCTTGCTCTAAATCAATTAGATATTGTTCAAGTATGCAAGAAGACGAAAATTGGATAGACTCATAGCACATGGAACGAAACCAATAGGTACcaatgttagaaattttatggatctaaatatacataataaattccataaatcataaattactaacctccaaacgcagccattgataaattagatctttaatcctgcaaaatagaaataacgtaaagtagtgcttatggacacactactctcaaaccactctcagatttctgaaaaccctaatatcaaaataccgtatggcatatgtttgtttgcttgccctagacctttaaatagtctctgcaagtcagacttatccattaattttgacacacataaaaataataataatttgataatataattatactaggaaaaatatggataagtcaataggcttataaagagagttggtcctccagtccaatgggccaactggagtcttatagagagtgtgtgaccaagggccctactacaaaataataaaataagccagtcccattaatggcataaatagaccctgtaagtgagtaattgattatgccaagtccacaaatattaatttaattcaacattctcccacttggactacataatcatcatcatataaaatccaaactcacttactatagaatctcccgaaccataatgccatttcatccaaatatatagtataccgatagggcacaacaatatactagactaggcagtagagattctctcagtaaatctcccaaaacattataccatttcaaccgagtactttgcatgccataaactcagtctaggtaatagagatttacctaaccatgtgcaatcccccaacacacaaaaccatttcattcaagcacattgcgtatcgacatgatacaacaatatacccaaactaggtagtagggattcactatggcacctgtggatcaacatacacatatacatagactaatagtctcaacaggcctgtaaatataaggagcaataatatgtgtaataaatcatctcataaataaataatgatccacatacatcaatgtattaaaatattcaaagaaataaataatactcaacatggatattactacagaaaacataacaaactcccactgacccacagcagtctcaactgcctaacaatcccatacgggacacatgctcctcaaatatgcctatcggtaaagccttggtcagtggatctgctaccatgctataagtcggcgtgtgaacaacagtaatgaggccctcttcaactttctcctttaccacaaaatatttcacatcaatgtacttcgcaccaggagtaccttttaaattattggagaaagacaccgctgcagtattatcacaatacatcataataggcctctcaatggagtcaaccactcctaaatcacggataaaattccgtagccaaactgcatgatgggtagcctcataacacgccacatattctaCCTTCATAGTCAAGGATGCTGttactgactgcttggcactccgccaagacatagcacctcctgccatgataaatatataaccagtggtagatttatTATCATCCACATAagctttatagtctgcatcactataacccactacttcaagagatttggtgcgacgatatgtcaacatataatctttagtaccctgaagatacctaaagaccttcttaactgcttggtaataaataggaccaggattgctcataaatctaccaagcacacccacagtaaaagctatatcaggccgtgtacatacttgagcatacatcaaactacctactgctgaagaatagcgaacattcttcattgccatcctttctctatcattcttgggacactgatctttagaaaacttttcacctttcgtaaccggtacacttccaggagaacaattatgcatatcaaatctcttaagaattctattaatataagctctttgagacaattgcactacataattagtcttatctcgaacaatcttgatacccaaaacaaaagaagcatctccaagatctttcatatcaaaatggttgcacaacatctgctttgtctcagccaacaggtcagtgtcattagtagccaaaagtatgtcatcaacatacagaccagaaatataaaactgctcccactgaccttcatatatatgcatctatcaacaatattctccttaaagccattttgggtgacaacctcatcaaacttaagataccattgtcttgaagcttgcttaagaccataaatagatttcttaagcttacaaaccaaattaccattccccgtttgttgaaaaccaactggttgaaccatatatacattctcatataaatcaccattcagaaaagcagttctgacatccatctgatgcaactccaggtcataatgcgccacaatcgccataatgattctaaaagaatcctttgtggatacaggagagaaagtctctgtataatcaattccttccttctggctaaaccctttagctacaagtctagccttatacctctccacttgaccattggagtcctttttagtcttaaaaacCCATTTGCATCCTATAGACTTGCTACTCTCTGATAACTCAATCAAatcccaaacaccatttgatgccatggatttcatttcatcttccattgcatccaacaaaaatttgagtttgaactgcttatggcctcctcataagttactggatctgaatcacacttatgtcaaactcatgctcctgcaagtaaacctcatagtcatcaggaatagctgatctcctagtcctttgtgaacTCCTCAAAAGCACATCAGCTTctacaatagctggaatatcctgctcctcaacaatgagttcattctgatcaactactggttcatcaactactggatcaactatatctctatcaggaacaactatactgggaatgtatatattttcttctctaaataaAGACTCcattggaccattactatcatcaaatccaaaatcatcttcaaaataaacaccTCTATCTGATTCCACAATTCTGGTGGTGTGAGGTGGACAAAAAAAATCtggaacccctagatcctatacaatagccaacaaaatatccactaatggttttaggatccaacttcttaacttggggattataaatccttacttcagctttgcaatcccatattcgaaaatggtgcaaattaggctttctcccttaccacaactcaaaaggagtcttaggaacAGATTTagttggaacttgattcaaaatataagcagccGTCCCTAAAGCCTCttcccacaaataatctggcaacctagaatttgccaacatagaccgcaccatatccaacaaagtcctattccttctctcagctatgcgattttgctgaggtgtaccaggcatcgtatattgcgcatcaatgccacactcacgcaaataaacagtaaaaggccctgggttccttccagtctcatcatatctaccataaaactcaccacctctatcagaccttacaacttttatcttcttattcttttgaagctccatctttaccttaaactctttaaaggcaactaaagaatctgacttctcacgaataagctcaacatgtccataacgagagtaatcgtcaatgaaggtaataaaatatctataaccacccaaagcagttggtgtaaaaggtccacatatgtcagtgtggattaactccaaaacatctccacatctagctatcttatcttttctaaccttagaagttaattttcctttcacacattcaacacaagtcgatAGAtcggagaaatcaagattaggaagtattccattctttactaacctttccattttgtgcctagaaatatgtcccaaacggtTATGCCACAACATtaaggaattatcattaactcttggacgtttagaagcaacaatcattaaaatattatctttcttctcttgctttccctttaaatttcaacactctatcttcttgtgtccaactttattgcaccttccattgaagtactattttatttctcctatctgataagcatcatcatactaagtattatttaaaaggtccaaataataatacttcttattcatatcaaacttgataaatttcttttctatcttttcaagaagttcctttgcagtctccacttttttttttcttttttttttgaaatacttgcataaattgattcatccatatgattctccatcatcatcatgtagCACTTATTAAaatgcttccaatcctcataaagtttcctaattactgcactactatcattagttggtatcttgggtgaatctatctccaaaggcaaatctaacttcataaatgtcaaattcataaccaaggcctttttttttttttttttttaacttctgataatttatcacatccaatttcatcatgacaGTTATAGGCAGAACATTCGGGGTGCTACTAACTTtgaaaatagtaaacataacaaagcatttaatatatataaaacaacaactattttccagccccttaaCATAaaccataaaatatcaatatcgctagggtctttgtagcattaaagatacccttacgcgggccagggacagtcaaccaaataaccacaatcaaatgcattgaactgaatcaccgacagggcaactcagaacctgcaatacatggcatttaattaacttccactgccattccaggcgtcatactaagcaactaaaactaccgacagggtagcctagttacccgtatagaccctggttaataagtgggagaaaaataacatatgggcaatttcatgaaataggcaaatataaaacatcacaTCTACTATGCCAACATACATTATATTGGTAtacataatgcagacaaaataagtctcacgacaggtgagtacttaaaattccacactactataccaactaggcacaaagcctctgtagggaaagctaacacaatccaattttccaaatatagatatttaatttgattcaataaatttagaataaaataattaaacaaataaacaaatgaactaattaccaataaacaaataaataaataaagaaataacattttttttaaaataataataaaacaatagatgaataaataatcaacaataaataaatgataaaatgatataaagatatatcaaataaaataaaataaaggtttttttttaattattaacaataaacaatagataaataaataaatcatcaacaaataaaaaaaaaaacaaaacaaaacaaataaatttttttttttttaaaattttgggttgctgacgtcagcatTCTTCTTCCTTCAGCCGGGCCAAGAACGACCCGGTTTCCTGGTTAACGGGTCACATGACCCGGTTGACAAACCCGCCTGTAAAATACCATTCCGGCCACCGTTTTATACAATACCGGCGCCATTCTTCTCCTTTCGGTATGGGCAACAATTTTAAAGTATCAATTTGACTAAAGGAGAGCTTAAAACAAacacccaaacttaagattataatcggccaaaactcaaaaataaacAACCGTGTAATCACAagaaattccaaaaaattttgaGCAAAATAGATGCCTTTTGATTCCTCTCCTCTTGAGAAAGTTTTGCCCCATATCAATTTGGCTCAAAACGCAGAAAAATAAACACCCAACACAAGAGTTGTTTCGGCCACGGTTtctccaatttttatttatttattttattattattattattattattattttttaaggctTTTCAGGTTCAATTCGAGTttttaaacaatacaaaacacatcaaaaaacaattttctacCATGCCCAGGTCTTAATTCGAACTAAAACAAGGTTTATATACTTTgcacaaatttgattcaaaacccGATTACCTCTAGTTTCGCATcacaatttcttcttttttttttttttttgttgttttacaaATAACAATCAGGCATGTATTATGTTTCTTCACACATCAAGATCATAGCTTTACAGATCCATGCAcgcagaaagaaaaataaaacaaaataaaataaagaatatatatttgaatcccACATATCATTCAATGGGCATATACAGTTCAATTCGATCATCATAGATACAACGAAGACTAATctcaatgaaatttattatgcatattaaccatgctctgataccaattgttagaaattttatggatctaaatatacataataaattccataaatcataaattactaacctccaaacgcagccattgataattagatctttaatcctgcaaaatagaaacaacgtaaagtagtgcttATGGACACACttctctcaaaccactctcagatttctgaaaaccctaatatcaaaataccatatgacatatgtttgtttgcttgccctagacctttaaatagtctctgcaagtcagacttatccattaattttgacacacataaaaataataataatttgataatataattatactaggaaaaatatggataagtcaatgggcttataaagagagttggtcctccagtccaatgggccaactggagtcttatagagagtgtgtgaccaagggccctactacaaaataataaaataagtcagtcccattaatggcataaataggccctgtaagtgagtaattgattatgccaagtccataaatattaatttaattcaacaaccAAGGCATCATTGCTGGTGAAGAAAGTATGATGGATGGGAGGACGATGGAGACAAGAAGTCACAGAGGAAGACTGGGATTGGATGGAGAGGTTCAGATAGTTGAATGTGGCGTGCAAGTTATAAGTGCACTATGggattgctatttattttttcttttctttttttttgttaccaCGTTAAAAATATcgatagaatttttattttaaaaaaaaactgtaatagttttatttaactCTTCGAAATGAtgtgctaaaaaataaaatgtatacgaactaaccgatttttttttattttttttcgttcCAAGAGAAGactaatagaatttttttaataaaaaaaatataattttactactgatacatccaaaatataaaaataaaaatctttttatgGTATTACTAACAATTGAGAGTTAACCAGAAACTTCCTTCAGAAACAGTTTAATAGTTCATAGAAATGAGTTCGAATCGCTCATtggatttccatttttttttttttgggcattacATTCCAAGAGAGTGAGAGTGTAGGTCAAAGCCTTGCACATAAGTCAGGCAGCACAATATTCTCAATATATCTATGCGGCCAACAATTCAAGTAGATTGGATCCTACAATGGATCATTCAATCAAACCTCTATATTCCCTCTACGTCATAACTTAACGAGTTTCAACAATCGATGTGGATGCTTCATTTGTTGAACAATTGTCCGTACCACTCGATGGATCAAAATCGAATTTCATCGAGTTTTGAAATAAAACAAAGGTCGCTTGGGCTTTGGACGATCTGTTTCATTGCTTAGCATGAAGACTACCTCCGCCATAGTTGGCCTGTccatggggttgtcctgtgcaCAAAGAAGACCAACATCTATGCATCTCACAACTTCTGATGATGAAAACGACTCGGCTAATGCTTCATCCATTAAATCCAATGCCCGGCTTTGACTCCAAAGCTGCCATGCCTGATATGTCTTCCACTTCTGTCAGAATCAAGTTTTGAGCAGATCAATATGACATACTAAGATAAGATGGGAGACTTGTGAACTCACATGAACTATTATGCTTAGCTGTTGTTCACCATGACGGAAGCTGTTATTCTTCATGCTGCTAACTATCTTTAGCAGCAACACTCCAAAGCTGTACACATCAGATTTCTCTGAAAATATTCCTCCCATTGCATACTCTGGAGCCATATAGCCACTGCAACAGATTATTGAAACTGTGTTAATGTTTAGTATGTGAACGTCATTTACCAGTGTTAATTACACCAACTCTAAATCTCATCCATCCGTATTTTATTATCGAAATGCAGAACTGTCAATGAAAGAGAGCAGATATTGCAGCAgagtgtttttatttatatgttacgCATGCTATAAGATCATGTGGAAATAAAGGGTATCTGCAACACAACTGACCAACTTAGATTCAGTCTTTACGTTCACTTATTGATCATTACAGCAATAATTTGCTTGATAATACACAAATCACATTGTTCAGAACAGAAAAGATGCTTACATTGTTCCCACAATCCTATGAGTTGTAGCTAGATCTATTGTCTCATGAAAAATCCGTGCCAATCCAAAATCTGATATTTTTGGATTCATCTTCGCATCCAAGAGAATGTTGCTAGCATACTTTATTGACTCTTAACATACTTTATGACACATGAGAGCTCTCTCTTTCTAGGAGCCTACTCTACTCAATTGAGTAGCACTTTCACTCACACCAATCGAGAGCGTCCTTGGAGCTCACTTGTGTAGCTCCCATTGCATGGCAGCCCATATTCTCTCTGTATAGCTTGCCCATGTCAGCTTAACAACTTACTCAAAGCTTCTAGATTTCACCTCAAGGCTGGTGCTCCACATTGCAAGCTTGGATATTTTCATCACCAATTCCAAAGATGTACTTGCTGTCCAACCATAGATAATTCTAGAAACTCAAGTCAATGTTGATTATCCTTTATTCCCATGAGCAACTACAGGAGCTAAGCCTcctttgtttgtattttttttttttgttttttgttttttggggtctAATCATGAGCAATTTGTTTGGCACCATTCACTGTAGCTATCGAGGTCTATGATCTGCAAATACTCATGAAAGTCAGGAAGTTTCACCATACTGCTCTTCCAAAACCCGTCATTTTTGCATCCAAATGAAGCTGATTTACTAGTGTTTTTATCACAAAGTAATTCGGTTCGCCTAATGCACCCTCTCCAGTTTCCTTTGCTCCgttcctaatttgatttaagCACAAAGCCTTTCAAACATTTACAAACAGGAGATTCAGATGCTTTGCATACCGCAAAAGGTCCACATGCTCTATATACGTCGCATGTACTGTTAGGtgcattaaaaattgaaaatcaatctGCTTGTGTGGTCTTCTTTTTCATGAGCCCTTAAAACAACTTGTGATGAAAGGAAAAGATAATATCAGCTAATGGTGTTATATGGATCAAAAGTGAAATTAATTGTTCCCATGTCCAAATTTTCTTCGAGTTTAAATCCGCTAAGCTATGATGGATCTATTTGAGGGACACCATTGAACTAATCCATTCCAAATGAAAGCTTGTGGAGGCCTATCTCCTGAAAGTATAGCCATGAAGTCTCCAAGTGAAAGATCATTTTCGATTTTCCAGGAAGTCAACCCATTTCTCTCTTTAGTCTTAACATTAAGGAAAATATGCGCTTTGGTTAATAACGTATCACTAGGATGACCGAAGCTCTGCCACAAAAATTGTCCCGAAACATTGTCTATGAGAACGAAGCTTCCGTTGCCGAAAATCACTGTAACTGAACCATTTGATCCCGGAACAATGTCAATTGACCAGACAGACTTACCCTTTCTATCCACAAGATTCAGATTTGTGGTGGCAAGTAAAGCCACTTTCTTGAGACGGTGCAAAGTTGCTTCTTAATGAAGCACTTCACTTGGTCAAAGTAGGTGGGAGAATGTATAGATTTTTCTAGCTGTGGTTGACAAGTCAAAATTGCCAATGGAGCATTTATGACTTTCACACATAGATGGAAAATTTCCTCTTCTCTTCACTAAGACGGTAATAAGCCATTTTTATCCCTTAAGCTATTTTATTTGACCAAGGAAGTGAAATGACAGCTCGCATGAGAGTTCAATTCCAATTTAACTATTCCACCGCCTCTTTCTACCGCCCTacacacttatatatatttatatatgcagcTCATTTTAGAGGATGATTGATTTCCATCTTTAGTGTGAGAAATACACATagaaataaagagagagaaggaaagtattagagagaaaattaagaaagaatTTCTCCTAAATATTTGTGTCTTTCCTTTGTTAGAGAAAGTGTGTGTTTTTCTCCTATTATAAAAGAGAGGATATTGTCAATTGT includes the following:
- the LOC107421624 gene encoding G-type lectin S-receptor-like serine/threonine-protein kinase At1g61430, with translation MNPKISDFGLARIFHETIDLATTHRIVGTIGYMAPEYAMGGIFSEKSDVYSFGVLLLKIVSSMKNNSFRHGEQQLSIIVHKWKTYQAWQLWSQSRALDLMDEALAESFSSSEVVRCIDVGLLCAQDNPMDRPTMAEVVFMLSNETDRPKPKRPLFYFKTR